Proteins encoded within one genomic window of Arachis ipaensis cultivar K30076 chromosome B08, Araip1.1, whole genome shotgun sequence:
- the LOC107613504 gene encoding PHD finger protein ING1-like isoform X1, protein MSSFWSSWNSGLLALCHGLEKFRPDKAAETSESGRSTALMSFLEEFQANLESLPVILQKKYALLRDLDKSLQEIQRQNEQRCEQEIEDIRRGVRSGNITPDTSVIRFSNEALDEQKHSIRIAGEKVALAVQAYDLVDTRIQQLDRYLKKFDEELRRERENAAISGVPTSAPDGNTKSGRGNEGGRGGRKKRQTSVAVATEAQPAPVNPTGMELDLPVDPNEPTYCFCNQVSYGEMVACDNPDCKIEWFHFGCVGLKEQPKGKWYCSNCAVTKNRRRGK, encoded by the exons ATGTCGTCGTTCTGGTCGTCCTGGAACTCAGGCCTTCTTGCTCTCTGCCACG GCCTAGAAAAGTTCAG GCCGGACAAAGCAGCAGAGACATCGGAGTCCGGACGGAGCACAGCCCTAATGTCGTTCCTTGAAGAATTTCAAGCCA ATTTGGAGTCTCTACCCGTTATTCTTCAGAAGAAGTATGCCTTGTTGCGTGACCTAGATAAGAGTTTACAGG AGATTCAAAGGCAAAATGAACAACGCTgtgaacaagaaattgaagataTTAGGCGAGGAGTTAGGTCTGGAAACATCACACCTGATACTTCGGTTATTCGATTTTCCAATGAAGCACTTGATGAGCAAAAGCATAGCATTAGGATTGCTGGTGAAAAGGTTGCTCTGGCTGTTCAGGCATATGATTTG GTAGATACACGCATACAACAACTTGATCGGTATCTGAAGAAGTTTGATGAGGAGCTTCGGCGCG AAAGAGAAAATGCTGCAATAAGTGGAGTTCCTACTTCAGCTCCTGATGGCAATACAAAATCTGGAAGGGGTAATGAAGGTGGCAGAGGAGGGCGTAAAAA ACGCCAAACATCTGTTGCAGTGGCAACAGAAGCACAACCTGCACCTGTGAACCCAACTGGCATGGAATTGGATTTACCAGTTGATCCAAATGAACCCACATACTGCTTTTGTAACCAAGTTAGCTATGGCGAGATGGTTGCCTGTGATAACCCTGAC TGCAAAATAGAGTGGTTTCATTTTGGTTGTGTCGGTCTGAAAGAACAACCAAAAGGAAAATGGTATTGTTCAAATTGCGCAGTAACAAAAAATCGTCGCAGAGGCAAATGA
- the LOC107613504 gene encoding PHD finger protein ING1-like isoform X4, translating to MSSFWSSWNSGLLALCHEIQRQNEQRCEQEIEDIRRGVRSGNITPDTSVIRFSNEALDEQKHSIRIAGEKVALAVQAYDLVDTRIQQLDRYLKKFDEELRRERENAAISGVPTSAPDGNTKSGRGNEGGRGGRKKRQTSVAVATEAQPAPVNPTGMELDLPVDPNEPTYCFCNQVSYGEMVACDNPDCKIEWFHFGCVGLKEQPKGKWYCSNCAVTKNRRRGK from the exons ATGTCGTCGTTCTGGTCGTCCTGGAACTCAGGCCTTCTTGCTCTCTGCCACG AGATTCAAAGGCAAAATGAACAACGCTgtgaacaagaaattgaagataTTAGGCGAGGAGTTAGGTCTGGAAACATCACACCTGATACTTCGGTTATTCGATTTTCCAATGAAGCACTTGATGAGCAAAAGCATAGCATTAGGATTGCTGGTGAAAAGGTTGCTCTGGCTGTTCAGGCATATGATTTG GTAGATACACGCATACAACAACTTGATCGGTATCTGAAGAAGTTTGATGAGGAGCTTCGGCGCG AAAGAGAAAATGCTGCAATAAGTGGAGTTCCTACTTCAGCTCCTGATGGCAATACAAAATCTGGAAGGGGTAATGAAGGTGGCAGAGGAGGGCGTAAAAA ACGCCAAACATCTGTTGCAGTGGCAACAGAAGCACAACCTGCACCTGTGAACCCAACTGGCATGGAATTGGATTTACCAGTTGATCCAAATGAACCCACATACTGCTTTTGTAACCAAGTTAGCTATGGCGAGATGGTTGCCTGTGATAACCCTGAC TGCAAAATAGAGTGGTTTCATTTTGGTTGTGTCGGTCTGAAAGAACAACCAAAAGGAAAATGGTATTGTTCAAATTGCGCAGTAACAAAAAATCGTCGCAGAGGCAAATGA
- the LOC107613504 gene encoding PHD finger protein ING1-like isoform X2, with amino-acid sequence MSSFWSSWNSGLLALCHDLESLPVILQKKYALLRDLDKSLQEIQRQNEQRCEQEIEDIRRGVRSGNITPDTSVIRFSNEALDEQKHSIRIAGEKVALAVQAYDLVDTRIQQLDRYLKKFDEELRRERENAAISGVPTSAPDGNTKSGRGNEGGRGGRKKRQTSVAVATEAQPAPVNPTGMELDLPVDPNEPTYCFCNQVSYGEMVACDNPDCKIEWFHFGCVGLKEQPKGKWYCSNCAVTKNRRRGK; translated from the exons ATGTCGTCGTTCTGGTCGTCCTGGAACTCAGGCCTTCTTGCTCTCTGCCACG ATTTGGAGTCTCTACCCGTTATTCTTCAGAAGAAGTATGCCTTGTTGCGTGACCTAGATAAGAGTTTACAGG AGATTCAAAGGCAAAATGAACAACGCTgtgaacaagaaattgaagataTTAGGCGAGGAGTTAGGTCTGGAAACATCACACCTGATACTTCGGTTATTCGATTTTCCAATGAAGCACTTGATGAGCAAAAGCATAGCATTAGGATTGCTGGTGAAAAGGTTGCTCTGGCTGTTCAGGCATATGATTTG GTAGATACACGCATACAACAACTTGATCGGTATCTGAAGAAGTTTGATGAGGAGCTTCGGCGCG AAAGAGAAAATGCTGCAATAAGTGGAGTTCCTACTTCAGCTCCTGATGGCAATACAAAATCTGGAAGGGGTAATGAAGGTGGCAGAGGAGGGCGTAAAAA ACGCCAAACATCTGTTGCAGTGGCAACAGAAGCACAACCTGCACCTGTGAACCCAACTGGCATGGAATTGGATTTACCAGTTGATCCAAATGAACCCACATACTGCTTTTGTAACCAAGTTAGCTATGGCGAGATGGTTGCCTGTGATAACCCTGAC TGCAAAATAGAGTGGTTTCATTTTGGTTGTGTCGGTCTGAAAGAACAACCAAAAGGAAAATGGTATTGTTCAAATTGCGCAGTAACAAAAAATCGTCGCAGAGGCAAATGA
- the LOC107613504 gene encoding PHD finger protein ING1-like isoform X3 has protein sequence MSFLEEFQANLESLPVILQKKYALLRDLDKSLQEIQRQNEQRCEQEIEDIRRGVRSGNITPDTSVIRFSNEALDEQKHSIRIAGEKVALAVQAYDLVDTRIQQLDRYLKKFDEELRRERENAAISGVPTSAPDGNTKSGRGNEGGRGGRKKRQTSVAVATEAQPAPVNPTGMELDLPVDPNEPTYCFCNQVSYGEMVACDNPDCKIEWFHFGCVGLKEQPKGKWYCSNCAVTKNRRRGK, from the exons ATGTCGTTCCTTGAAGAATTTCAAGCCA ATTTGGAGTCTCTACCCGTTATTCTTCAGAAGAAGTATGCCTTGTTGCGTGACCTAGATAAGAGTTTACAGG AGATTCAAAGGCAAAATGAACAACGCTgtgaacaagaaattgaagataTTAGGCGAGGAGTTAGGTCTGGAAACATCACACCTGATACTTCGGTTATTCGATTTTCCAATGAAGCACTTGATGAGCAAAAGCATAGCATTAGGATTGCTGGTGAAAAGGTTGCTCTGGCTGTTCAGGCATATGATTTG GTAGATACACGCATACAACAACTTGATCGGTATCTGAAGAAGTTTGATGAGGAGCTTCGGCGCG AAAGAGAAAATGCTGCAATAAGTGGAGTTCCTACTTCAGCTCCTGATGGCAATACAAAATCTGGAAGGGGTAATGAAGGTGGCAGAGGAGGGCGTAAAAA ACGCCAAACATCTGTTGCAGTGGCAACAGAAGCACAACCTGCACCTGTGAACCCAACTGGCATGGAATTGGATTTACCAGTTGATCCAAATGAACCCACATACTGCTTTTGTAACCAAGTTAGCTATGGCGAGATGGTTGCCTGTGATAACCCTGAC TGCAAAATAGAGTGGTTTCATTTTGGTTGTGTCGGTCTGAAAGAACAACCAAAAGGAAAATGGTATTGTTCAAATTGCGCAGTAACAAAAAATCGTCGCAGAGGCAAATGA